From Gimesia panareensis, the proteins below share one genomic window:
- a CDS encoding APC family permease, with the protein MTKRYGFWTLTFLVIANMIGAGVFTTSGYSLEALGAPTVVVLAWGVGGLIAITGACSYGLLIKAMPESGGEYLFLSRAAHPLLGFIAGWVSLIAGFSGAIAFAATALEAYVLPAETRPEWLPAGTLAVLSILLAGIFHGKNPRLGAMVQNSVVLIKLGLLAAILLFAALKFSTVEMPGVSAPTTDLTGWALISAFAGSLVWISLSYSGFNAAVYVADEVENADRTIPRSMVSGTVLVMGLYLLLNAVFVYAPAPEAIKGQADVATIAAEFIGGEWFAGFVRWTIVTCLLTSVFSMIMTAPRVYAKMAEDGLLPGFVRMRGDSPGRAILVQVGLAILLVLISSLQGLLSYLGLTLSISAAGSVFCLFLPGVRTKPMSHYTNVIPMLFIISTLVAAGLLISFKPWQLMGTAVTFAIGVAAYLLTRIFNPKSVSLNPSGKNRSVETESMQQQRDSQS; encoded by the coding sequence ATGACGAAGAGATATGGTTTCTGGACGCTGACCTTTCTGGTGATCGCCAATATGATCGGTGCCGGTGTATTTACGACGTCCGGTTACTCATTAGAGGCTCTGGGGGCTCCCACTGTGGTGGTTCTCGCCTGGGGAGTCGGGGGGCTGATCGCAATAACGGGGGCCTGCAGTTATGGACTCCTTATCAAGGCGATGCCGGAATCGGGGGGCGAATACCTGTTTCTCTCGCGTGCCGCCCATCCGTTGCTGGGGTTTATCGCAGGCTGGGTCTCTTTGATCGCAGGTTTTTCCGGTGCGATTGCCTTTGCAGCAACTGCGCTGGAAGCTTATGTCCTGCCTGCTGAAACGCGTCCGGAATGGCTTCCTGCCGGAACACTGGCAGTGTTATCCATTCTCCTGGCAGGCATCTTTCATGGAAAAAATCCGCGACTGGGGGCAATGGTTCAGAATTCCGTGGTGCTGATCAAGCTGGGGCTGCTGGCTGCGATTCTGCTTTTTGCCGCTTTGAAGTTTTCAACAGTCGAAATGCCGGGAGTCTCTGCACCGACCACAGATCTGACAGGCTGGGCACTGATCAGCGCGTTTGCCGGGAGTCTGGTCTGGATTTCGTTGAGTTACTCCGGCTTCAATGCTGCGGTCTACGTGGCAGATGAAGTTGAGAATGCGGACAGAACGATTCCTCGATCGATGGTGTCCGGGACTGTCCTGGTGATGGGGTTATATCTTTTATTGAATGCCGTCTTTGTGTACGCACCGGCTCCAGAAGCGATCAAAGGTCAAGCAGATGTTGCTACCATCGCAGCAGAATTTATCGGCGGGGAATGGTTTGCCGGTTTCGTTCGCTGGACCATCGTTACCTGCCTGTTGACATCCGTTTTCAGCATGATTATGACCGCGCCCCGGGTGTATGCGAAGATGGCGGAAGATGGCTTGTTACCCGGTTTTGTACGGATGCGAGGAGACAGTCCGGGCCGGGCGATTCTGGTTCAGGTAGGACTGGCAATTCTATTGGTACTGATTTCAAGCCTGCAGGGACTTTTATCGTATCTGGGACTGACGCTGTCCATCTCCGCAGCTGGTTCTGTGTTTTGCCTGTTTCTACCTGGTGTCCGCACGAAGCCGATGTCACATTACACGAATGTCATTCCCATGCTGTTCATCATCAGTACCCTGGTGGCGGCGGGTCTGTTGATCAGCTTTAAGCCTTGGCAACTGATGGGGACTGCAGTCACGTTCGCGATTGGTGTCGCTGCATATCTTTTGACGCGCATCTTTAATCCGAAATCGGTGTCGCTCAATCCCTCCGGGAAAAACAGGTCTGTTGAAACAGAAAGCATGCAGCAGCAGAGGGATTCTCAATCCTGA
- a CDS encoding IS1380 family transposase, translating to MGDSQNQDLRVSFDSRLKLKFCGSQVTTDAGLLAYRELDAALGLTEMGGDVLSDSRPGRNKQHQLVPLLRQSIYSRLAGYEDVNDAERLCVDPVLRHVVGGRASQPDKQAASSSEVGRFETQILSTQRNLTALMKLSGRWINNLHRRRPLKELILDLDSSVSETYGRQQGAAYNGHFACLCYHPLFLFNQHGDLEYAMLRRGNKASAKYWRKVLLPVIERYRHLDIPKFFRGDAAFAIPALYRVLEKADYRYAIRLKANAVLEREISHLLTRPVGRPSHKPKVCYHSFQYQAKSWQRSRRVVAKVEWHAGELFPRVGFIVTNLNQHSKNVVKFYNGRGTAEQWIKEGKNAVRWTKLSCRTFKDNQARLQLFALAYNLGNFLRRLALPKPIQNWSLTTLREKLVKVGAKVTRHAKYVFFQLAEVAVPRRLFAAILDRIARLAIPPPVTHDVKRKYIK from the coding sequence ATGGGTGACAGCCAAAACCAGGATTTACGGGTCAGTTTTGACAGCCGATTGAAGCTGAAGTTCTGCGGCAGTCAGGTCACCACCGATGCGGGACTACTGGCCTATCGGGAACTGGATGCAGCGCTCGGTCTGACGGAAATGGGCGGAGATGTGCTGAGCGATTCACGCCCGGGCCGCAACAAGCAGCACCAACTCGTGCCGCTGTTGCGTCAGTCGATCTACAGCCGACTGGCAGGCTACGAAGATGTCAATGACGCTGAGCGCTTGTGTGTGGACCCGGTGCTACGCCACGTGGTTGGCGGAAGGGCGAGTCAGCCGGATAAACAAGCGGCGTCAAGCAGCGAGGTGGGCCGTTTCGAGACGCAGATACTCAGCACGCAGCGCAATCTCACGGCACTGATGAAGCTCTCCGGACGCTGGATCAACAACCTCCACCGGCGGCGACCGCTCAAAGAACTCATCCTGGATCTGGACAGCTCGGTCAGTGAGACCTACGGCCGGCAACAGGGCGCGGCCTACAACGGCCACTTTGCATGCCTCTGTTACCATCCGCTGTTTCTGTTCAACCAGCATGGTGATCTGGAGTACGCGATGCTGCGGCGTGGCAACAAGGCCAGCGCGAAATACTGGCGGAAGGTGCTACTGCCGGTGATCGAACGGTATCGGCATTTGGACATTCCGAAGTTCTTCCGCGGCGATGCGGCGTTCGCCATTCCAGCGCTGTATCGTGTGCTGGAGAAAGCAGACTATCGTTACGCCATTCGCCTCAAAGCCAACGCCGTATTGGAGCGGGAAATCTCGCATTTGCTCACCCGTCCGGTCGGACGGCCTTCCCACAAGCCCAAGGTCTGTTATCACAGCTTCCAATATCAAGCAAAATCATGGCAGCGATCGCGTCGCGTGGTGGCCAAAGTTGAGTGGCACGCAGGCGAACTGTTCCCGCGTGTTGGATTCATCGTGACCAACTTGAACCAGCACTCGAAGAACGTCGTGAAGTTCTACAACGGTCGGGGCACCGCCGAGCAGTGGATCAAGGAAGGCAAGAACGCCGTCAGATGGACGAAGCTCTCCTGCCGGACGTTCAAAGACAACCAAGCTCGGTTGCAACTGTTCGCCTTAGCTTATAACCTCGGCAATTTCCTGCGGCGGCTGGCCTTGCCCAAGCCTATACAGAACTGGTCGCTGACGACGCTGCGGGAGAAGCTGGTCAAGGTTGGGGCCAAGGTAACCCGGCATGCCAAGTACGTATTCTTTCAACTGGCCGAAGTGGCTGTGCCACGGAGATTGTTCGCCGCAATTCTTGATCGGATTGCACGACTGGCAATTCCGCCGCCGGTCACGCATGACGTGAAGCGGAAGTATATCAAATAG
- a CDS encoding DUF898 domain-containing protein: MREIVRRVVVAICLYGGIALCLTPARDLFQIEPVDWLREVGERQQHSENIKGMMSKYVGEEQVKDIDLASKTRGKIPDYIAYETEGRLIVVSGTSWEGLWNDIEETVTNKAPSKAWAAVRGLEYHSNAVYLTRTAPLFQQVNAQWPDQSLLAYIRIDPEDSKIAPRYLSVYEPSPSDLRDAAPTHILYPHRTYGALILFGGLLFYIFLPRARPAESGVFYLARAAGWLPDLLAAFGSGAFFAMPFLITSDSSGGPLDRDWWPLTVIMWGIGAIFASIFVITAWYQTRRLTWDDNGICIETWGFTRRNFPLDKIEGIGGYIQQMPQWLRVLAWVISIFNWRATTSAILLDQADPGFSISLSNGTRYSFTGQGLWGANSLVAWCDAHNIPVEPAVRPLMESKPDFQPSKAGRVVSIIFAVIALVGTGWPLMHVAVGAMPQPEPKFRSGSFDAQDDFGQIPSETKQPVAPPVDQPLGASKPPVTVTPAMLAAEQEIIQQIQKVRDEIKTLKSQIGTVANPNEAAIDKSLEAVSRLRELQKQLEAVRSGKLPEKSSGNAK, encoded by the coding sequence ATGAGAGAAATCGTGAGACGAGTTGTCGTTGCCATTTGCCTTTATGGTGGCATTGCGCTGTGTCTGACCCCCGCTCGTGACTTGTTTCAGATTGAGCCTGTTGACTGGTTGCGCGAGGTCGGCGAGCGACAACAGCATTCCGAGAACATCAAGGGGATGATGTCGAAATATGTCGGCGAGGAGCAAGTCAAAGATATCGACCTCGCCAGCAAAACGCGCGGGAAAATTCCCGATTACATCGCTTATGAAACGGAAGGGCGTCTGATCGTCGTTTCGGGAACTTCATGGGAGGGGCTCTGGAACGACATTGAGGAGACAGTCACCAACAAAGCTCCCTCTAAGGCATGGGCTGCCGTGCGGGGGCTCGAATATCATAGCAATGCGGTCTACCTCACCAGGACAGCCCCCCTGTTCCAGCAAGTGAACGCACAATGGCCGGATCAGTCACTCCTGGCGTATATTCGCATTGATCCCGAAGATTCCAAAATCGCGCCTCGCTATCTAAGTGTGTATGAGCCGAGTCCCTCGGATCTCCGGGACGCCGCTCCGACTCACATTCTGTATCCGCATCGTACGTATGGGGCATTGATATTGTTCGGCGGCTTGCTGTTCTACATCTTCCTGCCTCGAGCTCGTCCAGCTGAATCCGGCGTCTTCTATCTGGCGCGTGCAGCAGGCTGGCTGCCTGATCTGCTCGCAGCTTTTGGCTCAGGTGCCTTCTTCGCAATGCCATTCCTCATCACCAGCGATTCATCTGGCGGACCACTGGATCGAGACTGGTGGCCGCTGACAGTCATCATGTGGGGCATCGGGGCAATCTTCGCCTCGATATTTGTCATCACAGCGTGGTATCAGACACGGAGGCTAACGTGGGATGACAATGGGATCTGTATTGAAACATGGGGATTTACCAGACGCAACTTTCCCCTGGATAAAATCGAAGGCATCGGTGGCTATATACAACAGATGCCGCAATGGCTTCGTGTGCTGGCCTGGGTCATCTCTATCTTCAACTGGAGAGCTACAACATCGGCCATCCTGCTTGATCAGGCTGACCCTGGTTTCTCTATCTCACTGTCCAACGGGACCAGATACAGTTTCACCGGTCAGGGACTGTGGGGAGCAAACTCACTGGTCGCCTGGTGCGATGCTCATAACATCCCCGTGGAGCCAGCTGTCCGTCCCCTGATGGAATCCAAACCAGACTTCCAGCCGTCCAAAGCCGGCCGAGTGGTCTCAATCATTTTTGCAGTGATCGCCCTGGTCGGAACCGGCTGGCCTTTGATGCACGTCGCAGTTGGAGCCATGCCACAACCCGAACCGAAGTTCCGCAGCGGTTCGTTTGATGCGCAGGATGACTTCGGGCAGATACCATCTGAAACTAAACAGCCTGTCGCTCCGCCAGTGGACCAGCCCCTGGGAGCCAGTAAGCCGCCGGTCACAGTGACACCCGCGATGCTGGCTGCGGAACAGGAAATCATCCAGCAGATTCAAAAAGTCCGAGACGAAATCAAAACATTGAAATCGCAGATCGGCACTGTGGCGAACCCCAACGAGGCTGCCATCGATAAATCTCTGGAGGCGGTAAGTCGACTACGGGAGTTGCAGAAGCAACTTGAAGCAGTGCGTTCGGGGAAGCTTCCGGAAAAATCTTCTGGCAACGCGAAATAA
- a CDS encoding M56 family metallopeptidase: MNSVDFLFDFIVRFSVLAFCLLGVSLLLLQRIKQPLERVRLIQLSLSVLVVVMVLISFCGIPSILIPILPARSAEETVKTPLPEINNTEPVKNSVAQNISPALTTETTIADAYDGTSLSTVTDQASDHHVQKSLGGWQTVRLMTVSGLILISAVQLVYLLVGLALTRRLLSRSTQLTGSNYERVRTLFSAFTPRTDILFVMSDRIQVPLVCGLFRPTILLPQSVVEDTDELALQHSLAHEWSHIQRRDLLTWQLASLCQILLWSQPFFWKLKRELRVSQDQLADQFAARHTDQPAEYAATLVAFSQQKVRLSMGALAMADYRSSLYRRVEMLLSDSFHISPRCRIRIVLAVLSVMLLIAVPLASLKLTRATAADSKVVKAEAENTQKTDQDKQANQPVAAEKKKQLAAVTHSGVIVDAFTDKPIPGATVIVTRMNSGDWRELAVTESITDANGKYTFTIPPDQLKQRLLYIMFDLRHPEYAPRHCGSYGYGMIQKNLELGAAPWFKKLPMVPGTTITGRLIDESGQPVAHAEIRASSSDPQVDGFLEGSSSMDTTTDESGNFEISLTRNGTASMSFIPREHCMKHIDLGTKRDDLGDITVTRGKSLHGVVRDARGNPVPDVWVNLTDKSQERNASYEMKRSSKTNAKGEFTTRPVQPGEYVVEVQTKATGALEKQKYANFHDEPPPAMFVRQVIEVTAETFNQPLNIQAVPHIYISGKSFDSKGKPRGIHSPHVMGKFNGQFVFIREGLSTKKGEFKLMVPHGLRDARLNFTTNEHSALTVQFPGKKASPLRHLNYPVLEEDLTDIRVVRYVAPILQVRVVDESDEIVDEARVNVTYSAVKDNKEPNFSTTSFERQDDGVYRSSSLCPDLEFTVQAVKGDRKTEVKTMTMKEGENDVITLTLQDSEKSKPGE, from the coding sequence ATGAATTCGGTCGATTTTCTGTTTGATTTCATTGTACGATTCTCAGTGCTGGCCTTCTGTCTGCTGGGGGTAAGCCTGCTGCTGCTCCAGAGGATCAAGCAACCACTGGAGCGCGTGAGGCTGATACAGCTGTCGCTGTCGGTTCTCGTAGTCGTGATGGTTCTGATCAGCTTCTGTGGGATCCCCTCCATCCTGATTCCAATCCTGCCTGCACGGTCAGCTGAGGAGACAGTCAAAACTCCCCTACCGGAGATCAACAACACCGAACCTGTAAAGAACAGTGTCGCTCAGAACATCTCACCTGCTCTGACTACCGAAACCACAATTGCTGATGCATATGACGGCACTTCCTTGTCAACGGTTACGGATCAGGCCAGCGACCATCATGTACAGAAAAGTCTGGGAGGATGGCAGACGGTGCGATTGATGACGGTCTCAGGATTGATTCTCATTTCTGCTGTGCAACTGGTTTATCTCCTGGTGGGGCTGGCACTCACCCGGCGACTGCTTTCCCGGTCTACACAGTTGACCGGATCGAATTACGAACGTGTCCGTACACTGTTTAGTGCGTTCACACCACGAACGGATATCCTTTTTGTCATGTCGGACAGGATTCAGGTCCCCCTGGTGTGCGGGCTTTTCCGACCGACGATCCTGCTGCCGCAAAGTGTGGTCGAAGATACGGATGAGCTGGCGTTACAACACAGTCTGGCACACGAATGGTCCCATATTCAGAGGCGTGACCTGTTGACCTGGCAGTTGGCCAGTCTGTGTCAGATTCTGCTATGGTCACAGCCCTTCTTCTGGAAACTGAAACGGGAACTGCGAGTCAGTCAGGACCAGCTTGCAGATCAGTTCGCTGCCCGTCATACAGACCAGCCCGCGGAATACGCAGCAACCCTGGTGGCATTCTCTCAACAAAAAGTCAGATTATCCATGGGAGCGCTCGCGATGGCAGATTACAGATCGAGTCTGTATCGCAGAGTGGAAATGCTGTTGAGTGATTCCTTTCATATCTCCCCCCGCTGCCGCATCCGGATTGTACTTGCAGTACTGTCAGTCATGCTACTGATCGCTGTGCCGCTGGCGTCTCTGAAACTGACCCGGGCGACCGCCGCCGATTCCAAAGTGGTAAAAGCGGAAGCTGAAAACACTCAGAAGACTGATCAAGACAAACAGGCCAATCAGCCGGTCGCTGCTGAAAAAAAGAAGCAGTTGGCAGCTGTGACACATTCCGGAGTGATTGTCGATGCCTTCACGGACAAACCCATTCCAGGGGCAACCGTAATTGTGACCCGGATGAATTCCGGCGACTGGCGCGAACTGGCTGTGACCGAATCCATCACAGACGCGAACGGCAAATACACGTTTACGATACCACCGGACCAGTTGAAACAGCGGCTGCTCTATATCATGTTTGATCTACGTCACCCTGAATATGCTCCGCGACACTGTGGCAGTTACGGTTACGGGATGATTCAGAAAAACCTGGAGTTGGGTGCAGCTCCCTGGTTTAAGAAACTGCCCATGGTTCCCGGCACTACTATCACAGGGCGTCTGATCGATGAGTCCGGGCAACCTGTCGCCCATGCCGAAATCAGGGCCAGTTCCTCCGATCCGCAAGTGGACGGTTTCCTGGAAGGGAGTTCATCCATGGATACGACCACGGATGAATCCGGAAATTTTGAGATTTCTTTAACCAGAAACGGTACCGCTTCCATGTCCTTTATTCCACGAGAGCATTGTATGAAGCATATTGACCTGGGCACCAAACGGGATGACCTGGGAGATATCACAGTCACCCGCGGCAAGTCACTGCACGGGGTCGTGCGAGATGCCAGAGGAAACCCTGTACCCGATGTGTGGGTCAATCTGACTGACAAGTCCCAGGAGCGGAATGCATCGTATGAAATGAAACGCTCCAGCAAAACGAACGCAAAAGGAGAATTTACGACGCGTCCCGTTCAGCCCGGCGAATATGTGGTTGAAGTCCAGACGAAAGCGACTGGAGCGCTAGAAAAACAGAAATATGCCAACTTCCATGATGAGCCTCCCCCGGCCATGTTTGTACGTCAGGTGATTGAGGTGACCGCAGAGACCTTTAATCAACCGCTCAACATCCAGGCGGTGCCACACATTTATATCAGCGGAAAGTCTTTTGACTCGAAAGGGAAGCCGCGCGGGATTCATTCTCCGCATGTGATGGGCAAATTTAATGGTCAGTTTGTATTTATTCGAGAGGGGCTTTCGACAAAAAAAGGTGAGTTTAAATTAATGGTTCCGCATGGACTGCGAGATGCCCGACTGAACTTTACAACTAATGAACACAGTGCGCTGACGGTTCAGTTTCCGGGGAAAAAGGCCTCTCCCCTGCGACACCTTAACTATCCCGTATTAGAAGAAGATCTGACTGATATTCGTGTCGTGCGTTACGTCGCCCCGATTTTACAGGTCAGAGTCGTCGATGAATCCGATGAAATCGTGGACGAGGCCAGAGTCAACGTGACCTACTCTGCAGTGAAGGATAACAAGGAGCCCAATTTTTCGACAACGAGCTTTGAAAGACAGGACGATGGAGTTTACCGTTCCTCTTCACTCTGCCCGGACCTGGAATTCACGGTGCAGGCCGTTAAGGGAGACAGGAAGACTGAAGTCAAAACAATGACGATGAAAGAAGGGGAAAATGACGTGATTACGCTCACGTTGCAGGATTCTGAGAAATCCAAGCCAGGTGAATAA
- a CDS encoding DUF1549 and DUF1553 domain-containing protein: MTFNGSGRLIGWLAMLLWGLGDAGLLQPVVADDNPRQRDAHDVVLRKNVDFERHVAPLLGQLGCNTAACHGSFSGRGGFRLSLFGYSAEMDYQNLRERVDLKSPADSLILLKPSGGTEHEGGILFQQDSSAYRTIQLWIAGGAVWKPGSGRIRRLKIAPDRIIFSDRTNQLRKPVALKVQAQFTDGNLEDITDLCIFNSRDEGIVTVSSGNQLTPEHSGDTSIVVSYGIAMDSVPILVPYSQALSGLSKSHQSTAECLGSPGIIDEKISEKLRLLNITASPQCGDEEFLRRLMLDTIGTIPAPDEIRSFCADASPDKREAVIDRLLAHPMHAALWASRMCDITKCDVDTMGEPPEMARRRAQMWHDWFRRRFAANTPYSSITQDILLATSREDLEIDKWIQQEAALIRQSDANENNYADRKTLDLYWRRVSDDGRFPLKEIAELTAVAFTGVRLACAQCHKHPFDRWTQEDYIAFKSIFSQVNYGASTELKTAIMAEIDARRKRKQQGETVESLPRVQEVYLRDGRNWQAASPEMGDVVQPRALGSIAFNPQGNLRKQFYDWLVSEQNPYFANCFVNRVWNVYFGIGFVDPVDAFSAGNPASHPALLNKLADDFRKSGFDIRKLEKQILMSATYQRTSEPCGNNEIDRLNFSHQQLRALSAEVALDVLNKALGVEQDFGNDVRSGTLAIEIGTNRIAGTAGRILQTFGRGERQSVCDCDRQTEPSLKQSLFLINDSSIHKKIQSGSIRTLLDLQDNELVNELYLRMLSRQPSGDEREIMTKHIASVKNRESAFNDLVWAIINTREFMTNH; encoded by the coding sequence ATGACGTTCAACGGAAGCGGAAGATTAATCGGCTGGCTGGCAATGCTATTGTGGGGGCTGGGAGACGCTGGCCTCCTGCAACCGGTCGTTGCAGATGACAATCCGAGGCAGCGTGACGCGCATGACGTTGTGTTGCGAAAGAACGTCGATTTTGAACGGCATGTCGCTCCGTTGCTGGGACAACTGGGCTGCAACACGGCTGCCTGTCACGGGTCCTTCAGTGGGCGCGGCGGATTCCGCCTGAGTCTGTTTGGTTATTCCGCAGAAATGGATTATCAGAATCTGCGCGAGCGCGTAGATCTGAAATCTCCCGCTGACAGTCTGATCTTGCTCAAGCCGTCCGGCGGGACAGAACACGAAGGAGGTATACTCTTCCAGCAGGACAGTTCCGCTTATCGTACTATCCAACTCTGGATCGCGGGCGGAGCCGTTTGGAAGCCAGGTTCAGGGCGTATCCGCCGGCTGAAGATCGCCCCCGATCGAATCATCTTTTCCGATCGAACAAATCAACTTCGCAAACCGGTTGCCCTGAAGGTTCAAGCTCAGTTTACAGATGGAAATCTGGAAGACATCACAGATCTCTGTATCTTTAACAGCCGCGATGAAGGGATTGTGACCGTTTCATCCGGTAATCAGCTTACTCCTGAGCATTCTGGCGATACTTCAATCGTCGTTTCGTACGGTATAGCAATGGACTCTGTGCCAATACTGGTCCCGTATTCTCAGGCGCTTTCAGGTTTATCAAAGTCACATCAATCCACAGCTGAATGTTTGGGATCCCCTGGTATCATCGATGAAAAGATCAGTGAAAAACTGCGTCTACTCAACATCACTGCATCTCCCCAGTGCGGCGATGAAGAATTCCTCAGACGCCTGATGCTCGATACGATAGGAACGATCCCCGCACCAGATGAAATTCGCAGCTTTTGTGCTGATGCCAGTCCTGATAAACGCGAAGCGGTGATTGATCGCCTGCTGGCACATCCGATGCACGCCGCATTGTGGGCGTCTCGCATGTGCGACATCACCAAATGTGATGTCGATACGATGGGAGAGCCGCCAGAAATGGCCCGCCGCCGTGCTCAGATGTGGCATGACTGGTTTCGACGACGGTTTGCTGCTAACACGCCGTACTCCAGTATTACACAGGATATCCTTCTGGCTACCAGCCGCGAAGACCTGGAAATTGACAAGTGGATACAACAGGAAGCCGCTCTCATCCGACAAAGCGATGCGAATGAAAATAACTACGCTGACCGGAAGACACTGGACTTATACTGGAGAAGAGTCTCAGACGACGGCCGTTTTCCACTGAAAGAAATCGCAGAGTTAACAGCGGTCGCATTTACTGGTGTCCGACTCGCTTGTGCACAGTGCCATAAACATCCTTTCGATCGCTGGACGCAGGAAGACTACATTGCATTTAAGAGCATCTTTTCGCAGGTCAATTACGGTGCCTCCACTGAATTGAAGACGGCAATCATGGCTGAAATTGACGCCCGTCGCAAACGGAAGCAACAGGGAGAAACAGTGGAATCACTTCCTCGCGTGCAGGAAGTCTATTTGCGTGACGGGCGCAACTGGCAGGCTGCCAGTCCGGAAATGGGTGATGTCGTACAGCCCCGTGCCCTGGGGAGCATCGCCTTCAACCCACAGGGGAATCTGCGGAAACAGTTTTATGACTGGCTGGTGTCGGAACAGAACCCTTATTTTGCCAATTGCTTTGTGAATCGGGTATGGAACGTCTATTTTGGAATCGGGTTTGTGGATCCGGTAGATGCCTTTTCAGCCGGCAATCCTGCATCGCATCCGGCTCTACTAAACAAGCTTGCGGACGATTTTCGAAAATCGGGCTTTGATATTCGGAAACTTGAAAAGCAGATCCTGATGTCGGCGACTTATCAGCGTACGTCTGAACCTTGCGGTAATAATGAAATAGACAGGCTTAATTTCTCGCACCAGCAATTGCGTGCCTTGTCGGCGGAAGTCGCACTGGATGTTTTAAACAAGGCCCTCGGAGTCGAACAGGATTTCGGAAATGACGTCCGGAGCGGAACACTGGCGATCGAAATCGGCACAAATCGAATTGCGGGAACTGCTGGGCGTATTCTGCAGACCTTCGGTCGCGGAGAACGTCAATCGGTCTGTGACTGTGATCGCCAGACGGAACCGAGTTTGAAACAATCCCTGTTTCTGATCAACGACTCTTCAATCCACAAAAAGATCCAATCAGGATCGATTCGCACTCTGCTGGACCTGCAGGATAACGAACTCGTCAATGAACTCTACTTGCGAATGTTGAGCCGACAACCTTCCGGGGATGAGCGAGAAATCATGACAAAACACATCGCCAGTGTCAAAAATCGTGAATCAGCCTTCAACGACCTAGTCTGGGCCATCATCAATACTCGTGAATTCATGACAAATCACTGA
- a CDS encoding DUF1501 domain-containing protein, which produces MSHIHRRDFLKLGAFSATGLTTAALLAHESATRRSTPARNVILVWLAGGPATIDMWDLKRDAPSSIRGEFRSISTAAKGIEICEHLPKLAGLMQECTLIRSVSHTIAEHGQGTEYVTTGNPISPSLKYPSIGSVVAARLDVNQEVPVYIEMDELNIGQAGYLGSTYNAFQVNSVSNRRDQAATPDPFLLQKGMTVQDLTRRKTLLQSLETGFERFGNQQRARVMNRFQQQAMSILAGGKTRQALDLSEEDSQTQARYGFGLGRSALTARRLIERGARFVTIGLRGWDTHSNNFTQLRETLLPQLDRALSALISDLKNRGLLQETIVYCVGEFGRTPVINSQGGRDHWARAMSILITGGGFRRGFVYGSTEKTGSEPASNACSPADVNATILNQLGIPPDTLLTTRSGRPLQVFRNGQILTGII; this is translated from the coding sequence ATGTCGCACATTCACCGTCGTGACTTCCTGAAACTGGGAGCATTCAGCGCAACCGGACTGACAACCGCAGCACTGTTAGCTCATGAGTCTGCAACCCGCCGGTCGACGCCAGCCCGAAATGTTATTCTGGTCTGGCTGGCAGGGGGTCCCGCCACCATCGACATGTGGGACCTGAAAAGGGATGCTCCATCCTCGATTCGTGGGGAATTCCGATCGATCTCTACTGCTGCGAAGGGAATCGAGATTTGTGAACATCTGCCGAAACTGGCCGGGCTGATGCAGGAATGCACCCTGATTCGCTCTGTCAGTCACACGATTGCGGAACATGGCCAGGGGACCGAGTACGTGACAACGGGAAACCCGATCAGCCCCTCACTGAAGTATCCCTCAATCGGTTCCGTTGTTGCAGCTCGACTCGATGTGAATCAGGAGGTGCCGGTTTATATCGAAATGGATGAACTGAATATCGGCCAGGCAGGTTACCTGGGATCGACATACAATGCGTTTCAAGTCAACTCCGTCTCCAATCGCAGAGATCAGGCAGCGACTCCGGATCCATTCCTGCTCCAGAAAGGTATGACAGTTCAGGATCTCACGCGCAGAAAAACACTTCTGCAAAGCCTGGAAACCGGTTTTGAGCGATTTGGCAATCAGCAGCGTGCTCGAGTGATGAACCGGTTTCAGCAGCAGGCCATGAGTATTTTGGCAGGTGGTAAAACCCGCCAGGCACTGGATCTTTCTGAAGAGGACAGTCAGACACAGGCACGCTATGGTTTCGGACTGGGACGCAGCGCGCTTACGGCACGGAGACTGATTGAACGAGGAGCACGTTTTGTTACGATTGGTTTACGGGGCTGGGATACCCATTCTAATAACTTTACCCAGCTGCGAGAAACGCTCCTGCCTCAACTTGACCGGGCATTATCCGCCCTGATTTCAGATCTCAAGAATCGTGGTCTTCTGCAGGAGACGATTGTCTATTGCGTGGGCGAGTTCGGCCGCACTCCGGTTATTAACAGTCAAGGGGGACGCGATCACTGGGCGCGGGCAATGAGCATTCTGATTACAGGAGGAGGATTTCGCCGGGGATTTGTCTACGGTTCAACAGAAAAAACAGGTTCCGAACCTGCATCGAATGCGTGTTCACCCGCAGATGTGAATGCAACCATCTTGAATCAACTGGGCATCCCGCCTGACACTTTGTTGACCACCCGCTCCGGTCGTCCTCTGCAAGTGTTCCGGAATGGACAAATTCTAACTGGAATCATTTAA